The Methanomassiliicoccales archaeon genome includes a region encoding these proteins:
- a CDS encoding FG-GAP-like repeat-containing protein — protein sequence MNKILKKLRKAKEGVSEIIANILVLAITVTLFSSIMWYVGTMPPPKEEVYGDFDATLSFINGGTCIIEVTHKSGPTLKDYRTDIYLVVDEEPHTLHIRDGTINGVQSDEWKIGDVWRFDATANGITITPSSSVTLMIADPTVNSLIWSANLLGAGGNNPPVVMNKWVGVKTGSLWITTSTVLQTQVIKVYAKVTDIDGDLKDVYANVSHLGINDDIGFGVGIYEMTDSNGDNTYSTTVDIEVPVSDNTGERAIEIIAEDSGGRRSISVLILTIQPYTTGPPTIIYAAIEPSSSILGSTFMVRCYVTDPNGNLNKSSVVVTNEDNYETLGTVNTSHLSPATGEDVAALGLTKLRYSDGDFLAVPDGEYANVTAWMLPFPDDITGKTFQTVVLKVRYYTGPDFNGTNMFLNVDGTGKGLPLLRWTTPITRVFNLLAMGYDTAEELKEINVTFHNEGGDVVYFDYWWIEVTYTNTTLSAFQRLVEDPYNPGYFTGYGVARSDILEAASRTYYYRISATDETGNEASVRISHTVITSEILMGGGYGRGEPPGNLNYSALQGFNIFELSEWTNKNYTATPRTVFSQSQKAVVVVASKYLVNTENENTLLVIDPTTKVTVSAVSTPNVVFQRYDYNSGYYVYNATIDCSKLQNNKKYMVQVQLRDTWVPNNIFFATQLITVGTADYPQFLTFKDSSYSIPSSEFSTYDLSNNTIYVEIRNRYGGDWYQYGGDVEIRDFFWNAQIKRIPPVSGWNGPVSNVTKVGTNVYRFAINLANATEGAPWIPGKNAYALRYDMFKAGNETYVLSKIITITVPKYKLDFVAGIDLPTGGASWSQRYAMFFYKNDNYWSPPDMLEGVNEAKDPIYKSALVRTGDMNNDGKNDIVAVISEYKSGKLETYWLFQYINDGYWTRYTIANLGKSATPTALELGNIDFDNDLDVIIGFSNGIVCFYRNDGIWSYKVVDASLTSAIVDLEVGDLDWVLTPGNDPLRSLDIAVCRNDGTVQIYKNSDGAGVTWTRYSRTGTATDVVDYADADIHIYGTQTGQPTGTYLDTQNAFYDPGVFERIIEKWVYRYQDSTPAARDTTKDTTNETDATQLRPNDNQYYTVIYGQTAYIRSWDPTGLIDDVQIERLIFKVRYKTYRYDGSDYIKWGLGAGDPTNNMMQIRNSTGEWIEDEFNLTGSIQWASSLISLKVSFSNTYFLNEPSVIDFDYWVLNVTWRTGDKLDHRWTIQVTPGTTHTFQLYASKSSAEDNYQFYYSTDNITYISMVSVRVSSTSPSLYTYVLPAETSGKLYIKVEDTNRASTATSLDYVNIYQMSVRTTAAGGLVGSTAKALAIADMNNDGSNDLIVVGELSKNGKVWVGLNNEGNILPYLVQVIADNSNFAGCIDVDAGIFVGGNTLRDIVLATGSKVYFIEQTALGRYSISSLSFTISTITVMAAGDVDGNGRTDVLLGTTDGRIILYMNYLGQTTGWQSYLVDSRDYQINDIGLGKLQNA from the coding sequence ATGAATAAGATTCTTAAGAAGTTGCGCAAGGCCAAGGAAGGAGTGTCTGAAATTATCGCGAATATCCTCGTCCTGGCAATCACCGTGACTTTGTTTTCTAGCATTATGTGGTATGTTGGCACAATGCCTCCACCAAAAGAAGAAGTGTACGGAGATTTTGATGCCACTTTATCGTTCATAAACGGTGGAACCTGTATAATCGAGGTGACTCACAAATCCGGTCCAACTCTAAAGGACTACAGGACTGATATTTACCTGGTTGTGGACGAAGAGCCGCATACATTGCATATTAGAGATGGGACGATCAACGGCGTGCAGTCGGATGAATGGAAAATTGGGGATGTCTGGAGGTTTGATGCCACTGCAAATGGCATCACTATCACCCCGAGTTCATCTGTTACGTTGATGATCGCCGACCCAACGGTCAATTCATTAATTTGGTCGGCGAATCTGCTTGGTGCTGGGGGCAATAATCCTCCGGTCGTTATGAACAAGTGGGTAGGTGTTAAGACAGGCTCACTATGGATCACAACGAGCACCGTGCTCCAGACCCAGGTGATTAAGGTTTATGCCAAGGTGACCGACATAGACGGCGACCTTAAGGATGTATATGCCAATGTATCTCACCTCGGTATCAATGATGACATCGGCTTCGGTGTCGGAATTTACGAAATGACTGATTCCAATGGTGACAACACTTATTCAACTACAGTAGATATCGAAGTGCCAGTTTCGGATAACACGGGTGAAAGAGCCATTGAAATCATTGCTGAGGACTCAGGCGGCAGACGATCGATTTCTGTACTCATACTGACGATTCAACCATACACCACCGGTCCACCTACAATCATTTACGCCGCTATTGAACCGAGCAGTTCCATATTAGGTTCAACCTTCATGGTCCGGTGCTATGTGACAGATCCAAATGGAAATCTCAATAAGAGTAGCGTTGTTGTCACTAACGAGGACAACTATGAGACTCTAGGAACTGTCAATACGTCACACCTATCTCCAGCAACTGGAGAAGATGTTGCTGCATTGGGGCTCACGAAGTTGAGATACAGTGACGGTGATTTTCTCGCTGTACCTGACGGCGAATATGCGAATGTAACGGCATGGATGCTCCCTTTCCCAGACGACATCACTGGAAAAACTTTCCAAACCGTTGTGTTGAAGGTCAGATATTACACTGGTCCTGACTTCAATGGGACGAATATGTTTCTTAACGTTGACGGCACAGGAAAAGGCCTTCCATTGTTAAGGTGGACAACGCCGATCACACGTGTGTTCAATCTACTGGCAATGGGTTATGATACAGCTGAAGAGCTAAAGGAAATAAACGTAACATTCCACAACGAGGGCGGTGATGTTGTTTATTTCGACTACTGGTGGATTGAGGTAACTTACACAAACACAACCCTTTCTGCTTTTCAGAGGCTAGTAGAAGATCCCTATAACCCCGGGTACTTCACGGGCTACGGCGTCGCAAGGAGTGACATTCTCGAAGCAGCCTCGAGGACCTATTACTATAGAATTTCTGCGACAGACGAAACTGGTAACGAGGCGAGCGTTCGCATTTCTCACACTGTTATCACCTCTGAGATTCTTATGGGAGGCGGTTACGGTAGGGGAGAACCGCCAGGGAACCTGAACTATAGCGCCTTGCAAGGGTTCAATATTTTTGAGCTCTCTGAGTGGACAAATAAGAACTACACAGCCACCCCAAGGACGGTCTTCTCGCAGAGTCAAAAAGCCGTTGTGGTCGTCGCTAGTAAGTATTTAGTAAACACGGAGAACGAGAATACATTGCTAGTGATCGACCCAACCACAAAGGTCACTGTCTCAGCTGTCTCGACTCCAAATGTTGTATTCCAGAGGTATGATTATAACTCGGGATATTATGTGTACAATGCAACGATCGACTGCTCAAAACTTCAAAACAATAAGAAATACATGGTGCAGGTTCAACTGAGGGACACATGGGTTCCGAACAATATCTTCTTCGCCACACAATTAATCACAGTCGGTACAGCGGATTACCCCCAGTTCTTGACCTTTAAGGACTCAAGTTATTCAATTCCGTCCAGTGAGTTCTCGACTTATGATCTCTCAAACAATACCATTTACGTTGAGATCAGAAACAGATATGGTGGCGATTGGTACCAGTATGGCGGGGACGTCGAGATCAGGGACTTTTTCTGGAATGCACAGATCAAGAGGATTCCGCCAGTGAGCGGGTGGAACGGCCCAGTCAGCAATGTGACAAAGGTCGGTACGAATGTGTATAGATTCGCGATCAATTTGGCCAACGCCACTGAAGGGGCTCCCTGGATACCGGGCAAGAACGCATACGCGTTGCGGTATGATATGTTCAAAGCAGGTAACGAAACTTACGTTCTTTCAAAGATCATTACAATTACAGTCCCCAAGTACAAATTAGATTTCGTCGCAGGTATCGACCTCCCGACTGGTGGTGCTTCGTGGAGCCAGAGGTACGCGATGTTTTTCTACAAGAACGATAACTACTGGTCTCCTCCAGATATGCTGGAAGGTGTCAACGAGGCAAAGGATCCTATCTATAAGTCCGCCCTTGTTAGAACTGGAGACATGAATAACGATGGAAAGAATGACATCGTTGCGGTTATTTCAGAGTATAAATCTGGTAAACTAGAAACCTATTGGCTATTCCAATACATAAATGATGGATACTGGACGCGATATACGATTGCTAATCTCGGGAAATCGGCAACACCGACCGCTCTTGAGCTTGGCAATATAGACTTCGATAACGATCTAGATGTCATAATAGGATTCTCGAATGGCATAGTCTGTTTCTATAGAAATGATGGTATTTGGTCATATAAGGTCGTTGACGCCTCGTTAACCTCGGCCATCGTCGACCTTGAGGTCGGTGACCTCGATTGGGTACTTACGCCTGGGAACGATCCGCTGAGGTCACTGGACATCGCGGTATGTCGAAATGATGGCACAGTTCAGATATATAAGAACAGCGATGGTGCTGGTGTTACTTGGACTCGGTATTCAAGAACGGGAACTGCCACGGACGTCGTTGATTACGCCGATGCCGATATTCATATTTACGGAACTCAAACTGGTCAACCAACTGGAACGTATCTAGATACGCAAAATGCGTTTTATGATCCGGGCGTCTTCGAGAGAATTATCGAGAAATGGGTTTATAGATATCAGGACAGTACTCCAGCCGCAAGAGACACTACAAAAGATACCACAAACGAAACGGATGCAACGCAACTGCGTCCCAATGACAATCAATATTACACCGTAATCTATGGTCAAACAGCATATATAAGGTCATGGGACCCAACTGGCCTGATCGATGACGTGCAGATTGAGCGACTCATATTTAAGGTCAGGTATAAAACCTATCGATACGACGGATCTGACTATATCAAATGGGGTTTGGGTGCTGGAGATCCCACGAATAATATGATGCAAATCAGAAATTCAACAGGGGAGTGGATCGAGGACGAATTTAATTTAACTGGCTCTATCCAGTGGGCAAGTTCCTTGATCAGCTTGAAGGTGAGTTTCTCGAATACATATTTCCTTAACGAACCATCCGTTATTGACTTTGATTATTGGGTGCTCAATGTGACGTGGAGAACTGGCGATAAGTTAGATCATCGCTGGACTATACAAGTGACACCGGGTACCACTCATACTTTCCAGTTGTATGCAAGTAAGTCCTCTGCGGAAGATAATTATCAATTCTATTATTCAACGGATAATATCACATACATTTCAATGGTATCTGTAAGAGTGAGTTCAACATCACCATCTCTATATACATATGTCCTGCCTGCAGAGACGTCAGGAAAGCTGTACATCAAAGTAGAAGACACGAATAGAGCTTCCACCGCCACTTCTCTCGATTATGTCAATATTTATCAGATGTCTGTGAGGACTACAGCTGCAGGGGGATTGGTTGGAAGTACAGCTAAAGCACTCGCGATCGCTGACATGAACAATGATGGATCGAATGATCTCATTGTTGTGGGAGAATTGAGTAAAAACGGAAAGGTCTGGGTTGGACTCAATAACGAGGGAAATATCCTTCCGTACTTGGTGCAGGTAATCGCGGATAACTCCAATTTTGCAGGGTGCATTGATGTAG
- a CDS encoding flavodoxin family protein, which translates to MKVIAFNGSPRKNGNTYHALETVLAELRSEGIETELIQLGSERIEACNACNACFKNKDGKCVIDTDNINKYIEMIKEADGMVLGSPVYFGNVTSQMKAFIDRVGFVSRVNGDMFKRKVGAGIAVQRRAGALATFSDLNYFFLIGQWIVVGSSYWNVATATKPGDILNDKEGIETLKTLGKNMAWVLKKLVD; encoded by the coding sequence ATGAAGGTAATTGCGTTCAACGGAAGTCCAAGGAAAAATGGCAACACGTATCATGCACTGGAAACCGTTCTCGCAGAGCTGAGGAGCGAAGGGATTGAAACAGAGTTGATACAGCTCGGGAGCGAAAGGATTGAAGCGTGCAACGCGTGCAACGCTTGTTTCAAGAACAAGGACGGGAAGTGTGTAATTGACACAGATAATATCAACAAATACATTGAAATGATAAAAGAAGCCGATGGGATGGTTCTTGGATCCCCGGTTTATTTCGGCAATGTGACATCCCAGATGAAGGCGTTTATTGACCGCGTCGGTTTTGTGTCAAGGGTCAATGGAGATATGTTCAAACGGAAAGTAGGCGCTGGCATCGCTGTGCAGAGGAGGGCAGGAGCGCTAGCAACGTTCTCTGATCTAAATTACTTCTTCCTTATCGGCCAGTGGATTGTGGTGGGATCTAGCTATTGGAACGTTGCGACTGCCACGAAGCCAGGGGATATCCTGAACGACAAAGAAGGCATAGAGACCCTCAAGACGCTCGGCAAAAATATGGCGTGGGTCCTAAAGAAGCTCGTTGATTGA
- the arsM gene encoding arsenite methyltransferase, protein MVDDFKERGGKNSSIQTAVINRYSRVAVEGKSCCDSSAGTREIIKIYSEEELASVPEEVKESNCACGNPVAIAELKPGQVVLDLGSGAGLDVLLASQKVGHKGKVIGIDATDEMVAKANKVAKSLGLSNVEFRKGLIENLPVEDSSVDVIISNCVINLVTDKEKVFREAFRVLKSGGKLAISDRVLIGDLPSEARESLELWSACVSGAIPESEYLSMIEAAGFVDVRVTDRRIYTADEAVSLARTVIDEAKRLGKEALDEQVVAEAFLAIANDHIVAYKP, encoded by the coding sequence ATGGTTGATGATTTCAAGGAGCGAGGTGGAAAAAACAGTTCAATACAGACCGCCGTCATTAATCGGTATTCTAGAGTTGCGGTCGAAGGAAAATCATGTTGCGATTCCTCTGCAGGGACAAGAGAGATTATCAAGATCTATTCAGAAGAGGAATTGGCTTCAGTGCCAGAAGAGGTGAAGGAATCAAATTGTGCATGCGGAAACCCCGTCGCGATCGCAGAGCTCAAGCCCGGTCAAGTTGTTCTTGATCTCGGTAGCGGTGCTGGACTTGACGTGTTGCTCGCCTCGCAGAAAGTTGGTCACAAAGGGAAGGTCATCGGGATCGATGCAACGGACGAAATGGTCGCAAAAGCGAATAAAGTGGCGAAATCATTGGGACTATCGAACGTTGAATTCAGAAAAGGGCTCATAGAGAATCTTCCCGTTGAGGATAGCTCCGTTGATGTAATAATAAGCAATTGCGTGATCAATTTAGTGACAGACAAAGAAAAAGTCTTTCGCGAGGCGTTCAGAGTCCTCAAATCTGGGGGGAAGCTTGCGATCTCGGACAGGGTTCTCATCGGTGACCTCCCATCTGAGGCAAGAGAGAGTCTTGAGCTCTGGAGTGCCTGTGTTTCAGGTGCAATTCCTGAGAGTGAATATCTCTCGATGATTGAAGCGGCTGGCTTCGTTGACGTGAGGGTGACGGATCGCCGAATTTACACGGCTGACGAAGCGGTCTCACTCGCGAGAACGGTGATCGACGAAGCAAAACGGCTCGGCAAGGAAGCGCTCGACGAACAAGTCGTGGCAGAAGCCTTCCTCGCAATTGCGAACGATCATATCGTGGCCTATAAGCCGTAA
- a CDS encoding energy-coupling factor ABC transporter permease has protein sequence MHIPDGLMAPEILAVGWAIALATIAFSIFKVNKKIDEKTVPLMAILAAGIFVAQMLNFPIFGGTTGHLIGAALAAVLVGPYAAVIILTVILLIQCFVFGDGGLTALGLNLTNMAVIGTFVAWGTYKLFPVKLEKVGVIAAAWASIFVAAFACALELAASFSISGGAYGIEAAISLPSMLGYHAVIGIGEGIITGAIFLYLAKVAPEIIKTRKPAEEVTT, from the coding sequence ATGCACATTCCTGACGGGCTCATGGCGCCCGAGATCCTTGCAGTTGGGTGGGCGATCGCACTCGCAACCATCGCGTTTTCAATCTTCAAGGTGAATAAAAAGATCGATGAAAAGACTGTCCCTCTGATGGCGATCCTTGCAGCAGGGATTTTTGTCGCACAGATGCTCAACTTTCCTATCTTTGGGGGGACGACTGGTCACCTCATTGGGGCTGCACTTGCTGCGGTGTTAGTCGGCCCATACGCGGCCGTGATTATCCTGACCGTTATCCTATTGATCCAATGCTTTGTCTTCGGAGACGGCGGACTTACGGCGTTAGGTCTCAATCTCACGAATATGGCCGTCATCGGCACCTTTGTCGCCTGGGGCACCTACAAACTCTTTCCCGTAAAGTTGGAGAAGGTTGGCGTCATTGCAGCCGCGTGGGCATCGATCTTCGTGGCAGCATTCGCCTGTGCGCTTGAACTTGCAGCGAGTTTTAGTATCTCAGGTGGTGCGTACGGTATTGAGGCCGCGATTTCACTCCCTTCGATGCTAGGATATCACGCGGTCATTGGGATTGGCGAGGGGATCATCACCGGTGCAATCTTCCTCTACCTGGCAAAAGTCGCGCCTGAGATCATAAAAACGAGAAAACCAGCTGAGGAGGTGACAACGTGA
- the cbiQ gene encoding cobalt ECF transporter T component CbiQ — MKHHEIDQYAKQSPLCNFDPRVKIASTVIFIISIALLRELTPLVISLLFLLLVVAASRIPPIHIVKSYAMALPFIVFASLTMWYSSGPEEAAAMFLRITDSVFALILLVSTTPFFEFLKALRWFKVPAIIISLLLFTYRFIFVFIDELERMKLAREARGFNGGKSLLHVEALRTIAYTAGMILVRSHSRANNIYSALLSRGYTGEVRTLSRLRARPRDAVFAVAFIGTSVMSLFIQAGVIVWTL, encoded by the coding sequence ATGAAGCATCATGAAATCGATCAGTACGCGAAACAGTCGCCGCTCTGCAACTTCGATCCGAGGGTGAAGATCGCAAGTACAGTCATCTTCATCATCTCGATTGCCCTCCTCCGGGAACTAACCCCATTGGTCATTTCCCTTCTTTTTCTCCTCCTCGTTGTGGCGGCCTCCCGTATCCCTCCGATCCACATCGTGAAATCCTACGCCATGGCGCTTCCATTCATCGTGTTCGCCTCCCTTACGATGTGGTACTCCTCAGGTCCCGAGGAGGCTGCCGCAATGTTCCTTCGGATCACAGATTCAGTTTTCGCACTTATCCTTCTTGTCTCCACAACACCGTTCTTCGAATTCCTAAAGGCGCTCCGTTGGTTTAAGGTCCCAGCGATCATCATTTCACTCCTCCTCTTTACATACCGGTTCATCTTCGTTTTTATTGATGAACTCGAAAGGATGAAGCTGGCGCGGGAGGCGCGTGGCTTCAACGGGGGAAAGAGTCTTCTGCACGTTGAGGCACTCCGCACAATCGCTTACACGGCGGGGATGATCCTTGTACGATCACACAGCAGAGCGAACAATATTTATTCCGCCTTGCTTTCTCGTGGCTACACGGGTGAGGTGAGGACACTGAGCCGTCTGAGGGCGAGACCACGTGACGCGGTCTTCGCTGTAGCGTTCATCGGCACGTCCGTAATGTCCCTCTTCATCCAGGCCGGTGTGATCGTTTGGACGCTTTGA
- a CDS encoding ABC transporter ATP-binding protein has protein sequence MDALKLVNVSYTYADGIQALENVSLTISEGERVAIVGPNGAGKSTLLRILAGLYFPNAGNVEIMGATLSKKNAEHLRKYIGFLFQDPDDQIFMPTVWDDVAFGPINLGLHEEEVKKRVGEAMKMAGIEGYEERVPHHLSYGEKKRVAIAGVLAMGAPILLLDEPTANLDPQGRRDLVNILDSVSQTVVLATHDLSVAFELTNRVIVLRKSVIFDGRPSELVERPDVLTSANLELPSMLRLMDRWRRTTNRKFRLPLTVDEALGIIDEECRKNRN, from the coding sequence TTGGACGCTTTGAAACTCGTGAACGTTTCGTACACCTATGCCGACGGTATACAGGCATTAGAAAATGTATCGCTGACGATTTCAGAAGGGGAGAGAGTCGCAATTGTAGGTCCTAACGGTGCTGGAAAGAGTACACTGCTCCGGATCCTTGCTGGCTTGTATTTTCCAAATGCCGGGAACGTGGAAATAATGGGTGCGACACTCTCGAAGAAGAACGCTGAGCACTTGAGGAAATACATCGGCTTCTTGTTCCAAGACCCAGATGACCAGATCTTCATGCCGACCGTGTGGGACGATGTCGCCTTTGGGCCGATCAACTTGGGCTTGCACGAAGAGGAGGTAAAGAAGAGGGTGGGAGAAGCGATGAAAATGGCCGGCATCGAGGGGTACGAAGAGAGAGTGCCGCACCATCTGAGCTATGGCGAGAAGAAAAGAGTTGCAATCGCTGGGGTGCTTGCAATGGGGGCACCGATCCTCCTTCTCGATGAACCCACGGCGAACCTTGACCCCCAGGGAAGGAGGGATCTCGTCAATATTCTTGACTCGGTTTCTCAGACGGTTGTACTGGCCACGCATGACCTTTCTGTCGCATTCGAACTGACGAACAGGGTGATCGTGTTGAGAAAGTCAGTAATCTTTGACGGCAGACCGTCAGAACTCGTCGAAAGGCCAGATGTCCTCACGAGTGCTAATCTCGAATTACCATCGATGCTCAGGCTAATGGATCGGTGGCGCCGCACGACCAACAGGAAATTCCGCCTCCCATTGACGGTCGATGAAGCGCTAGGCATTATCGATGAGGAGTGCCGCAAGAATAGAAATTGA
- a CDS encoding uroporphyrinogen-III synthase: MRLAIMRPEEKIEEAVEIAKFHGFEPVCASPLKVRIVDSPDYDVFLHQAILGQIDIVIITSAVGARAMVELADKRGRRDELIEALERICIVTIGPETAKSIEGIGIRVDMMPRIFSSEGIIEMLLSSSIEGKRIFLIRSDKGERKLVEKLRECRAEVTETIVYSLVPDLEDPGLSKIVDAMVAGDLDILAFTSPMSARVFLEAAVRKYPEKVVNEALDRSIVAAIGEPTRRMLESSGVRVDVVPPRATFESLIHSIKSRVSGRF, from the coding sequence ATGCGCCTCGCTATCATGCGGCCAGAAGAAAAGATTGAAGAAGCGGTCGAGATTGCGAAATTTCATGGATTTGAGCCGGTCTGCGCCTCGCCGTTGAAGGTGAGAATCGTCGATTCTCCTGATTATGATGTATTTCTCCACCAAGCAATACTGGGGCAGATCGACATCGTCATTATCACGAGTGCGGTCGGTGCGAGGGCGATGGTCGAGCTGGCTGATAAGAGGGGTAGAAGGGACGAATTGATCGAAGCTCTGGAGCGGATTTGCATCGTCACGATCGGCCCCGAGACGGCAAAATCGATCGAGGGCATAGGGATTCGCGTGGATATGATGCCCAGGATTTTTTCATCAGAAGGCATCATTGAAATGCTATTATCATCGTCCATTGAAGGTAAGAGGATATTCCTTATTCGATCGGATAAGGGAGAGAGAAAGCTTGTCGAGAAGTTGAGGGAGTGTCGCGCTGAGGTCACCGAGACTATCGTTTATTCGCTCGTACCGGATCTTGAAGACCCAGGTTTGTCTAAAATTGTCGATGCCATGGTCGCAGGGGATTTGGACATTCTTGCCTTCACGAGCCCCATGTCGGCAAGAGTTTTCCTTGAAGCTGCGGTGAGAAAGTATCCAGAAAAAGTTGTAAACGAGGCGCTTGACCGTTCGATCGTTGCGGCGATCGGGGAGCCGACGAGACGGATGCTGGAGTCCTCTGGGGTCAGGGTTGACGTGGTGCCCCCAAGGGCGACATTCGAGAGTCTTATTCACAGCATCAAGAGCAGGGTCTCAGGCCGGTTTTGA
- the cobA gene encoding uroporphyrinogen-III C-methyltransferase gives MSDGKGEVFLVGAGPGDPGLITVKGKAVIEKADVIVHDFLIPKELLSFAKKGTEIIDVSKRGGEHLVEQKVINEILLEKAKEGKTVVRLKGGDPFLFGRGGEEAEFLKRHGIDVHVIPGVTSAIAVPALAGIPVTHRDYSSAFTVVTGHESAEKEKEVLNWDALSSIGGTIVILMGVSAMERNIERLLAGGLDPETPVAVIERGATAEERVVTGSLSKISEICRRESIRPPALIVIGHVVSLRNILGDLR, from the coding sequence ATGAGTGACGGGAAAGGGGAAGTCTTTCTGGTAGGGGCAGGGCCTGGCGATCCTGGCCTGATCACGGTGAAAGGGAAGGCAGTCATCGAGAAGGCGGATGTGATCGTGCATGATTTCCTGATCCCGAAGGAACTCCTCTCCTTCGCGAAAAAAGGGACGGAGATCATCGATGTGAGCAAGAGGGGTGGCGAGCATCTTGTAGAACAAAAAGTGATCAATGAAATTCTCTTGGAAAAGGCGAAGGAAGGGAAGACTGTTGTCAGGCTGAAAGGCGGTGACCCTTTCTTATTCGGCAGGGGAGGGGAAGAGGCTGAGTTTTTGAAAAGGCATGGAATCGATGTGCACGTGATCCCTGGTGTGACCTCGGCGATCGCTGTCCCTGCGCTTGCGGGTATCCCGGTCACGCATCGAGATTACTCATCGGCCTTCACTGTTGTTACGGGTCATGAGAGCGCTGAGAAAGAAAAGGAGGTTCTCAATTGGGACGCACTCTCCTCCATTGGCGGCACGATCGTCATCCTCATGGGGGTTTCGGCGATGGAGCGAAATATAGAAAGACTTCTTGCCGGGGGGCTCGATCCGGAGACGCCGGTTGCAGTCATTGAAAGAGGGGCGACAGCGGAGGAACGCGTCGTCACTGGTTCGTTGTCAAAGATCTCAGAGATATGCAGGAGGGAATCGATCAGACCGCCAGCACTGATCGTCATTGGTCATGTTGTTTCTTTAAGAAACATCCTTGGTGATTTGCGTTGA